A DNA window from Trypanosoma brucei brucei TREU927 chromosome 10, whole genome shotgun sequence contains the following coding sequences:
- a CDS encoding gamma-glutamylcysteine synthetase, protein MGLLTTGGQPLQWGTEENNRAKEYVSAHGIQQFLWVYNKQKELPDFPFLWGDEIEHQLVRLESRKVKLSLNAADVIKRLSQSSGESTAEWRPEYGSFMVESLPGKPYSSNVDSLCSVEVNMRRRYHMLDAAAGDNTFAVTLVTFPLMGVGGFTTSTETESPCSQSLFVPDACINDSHPRFKALTNNIRLRRGRKVCIQVPMFIDRYTMERTVDPRVNIDLHPRNVEIVCTFSGEKTSSKGKKFSCDTITPKRVPLENEAVTNMTHLYTPVTHYYYAQYFQNLQAERVKQRYQACPCPVPSVNHPCIYMDCMAFGMGCNCLQLTMQLPNEAQARHIYDQLGILCPLFLALSSATPFQKGILCESDVRWLTITASVDDRKYEEVPHIIKSRYDSISVFVSSLTPNLEEFNDEVLRINDSYYNLLTREGVDSRLATHIAHLFIRDPLVIYDQMIDIDDHTHVDHFENIQSTNWQTVRLKLPVLDSTLGWRVEFRVMDVMPTPFENAAYSVFVVLLTRAIMRFGAVFYTKLSIVDENMGRAHNINPCQQHYIMRRDIFASKVTTDPSENCELTVGEVINGKPGEYYGLIPLVRRYLEEENIQSDVVEGYLNFISKRACGEIPTAAQYLRNFVKKHPDYREDSRLTEQIAHDVVNHVHQLACGGNASESMIGAYTLGSKRQREG, encoded by the coding sequence ATGGGTCTTCTAACCACTGGCGGCCAGCCTCTGCAGTGGGGTACAGAGGAAAACAATCGTGCCAAAGAGTACGTGTCAGCACATGGCATTCAACAGTTTCTGTGGGTGTacaacaaacagaaggagCTACCTGATTTCCCGTTTCTATGGGGAGACGAAATTGAACACCAGCTCGTGCGCCTTGAGAGCCGCAAAGTCAAACTATCGCTTAACGCTGCGGACGTTATCAAACGCCTTAGTCAAAGCAGCGGCGAGAGTACTGCAGAATGGCGCCCAGAATATGGGAGTTTTATGGTCGAGAGCCTCCCCGGCAAGCCATACTCGTCGAATGTGGATTCATTGTGTTCTGTGGAAGTAAACATGCGGCGGCGTTACCACATGTTGGACGCTGCCGCTGGTGACAACACATTCGCTGTTACGTTGGTCACGTTTCCATTGATGGGTGTTGGTGGTTTCACCACGTCAACGGAAACCGAATCACCGTGCTCCCAGTCTCTTTTCGTACCGGATGCGTGTATCAATGATTCTCATCCTCGTTTCAAGGCTCTCACGAACAATATTCGTCTACGCCGTGGACGAAAGGTTTGCATTCAGGTACCGATGTTTATTGACAGGTACACCATGGAGAGGACGGTAGACCCGCGTGTAAATATTGATCTACATCCCCGTAACGTTGAAATTGTTTGTACGTTTTCGGGTGAGAAGACTAGttcgaagggaaagaaattttCATGTGATACCATCACTCCGAAACGCGTTCCTCTAGAAAATGAAGCAGTAACGAATATGACACATCTTTACACGCCTGTTACGCACTACTACTATGCTCAATACTTTCAAAACCTTCAGGCGGAGCGAGTGAAGCAGCGGTACCAGGCTTGCCCCTGTCCCGTTCCATCTGTAAACCACCCTTGCATTTACATGGATTGTATGGCCTTTGGGATGGGCTGCAACTGCCTTCAGCTTACCATGCAGCTTCCTAATGAAGCGCAGGCGCGTCATATATACGACCAACTGGGGATATTATGCCCTTTATTTCTTGCCTTAAGCTCAGCAACCCCGTTTCAAAAGGGCATTCTCTGCGAGTCGGACGTTCGCTGGTTGACGATCACCGCCTCCGTTGATGACCGCAAGTATGAGGAGGTGCCGCACATTATCAAGTCGCGTTATGACTCAATTTCTGTATTTGTCAGTTCATTGACGCCAAACCTGGAGGAGTTCAACGACGAGGTGCTCAGGATAAACGACTCTTATTACAATTTACTCACTAGGGAAGGTGTGGACTCCCGTTTGGCCACACATATTGCGCATCTCTTCATTCGAGACCCTCTTGTCATCTACGACCAGATGATAGACATAGACGACCACACACACGTGGACCACTTTGAAAATATTCAAAGCACAAATTGGCAAACTGTTCGTTTGAAACTTCCCGTGCTTGACAGCACGCTTGGGTGGCGTGTGGAGTTTCGTGTAATGGACGTGATGCCAACACCATTTGAAAACGCAGCATACTCTGTTTTCGTTGTGTTACTTACGCGTGCCATTATGAGGTTTGGTGCCGTTTTTTACACAAAATTAAGCATTGTTGATGAAAATATGGGCCGTGCGCACAACATCAACCCGTGCCAGCAGCATTATATCATGAGGCGTGACATATTCGCATCCAAAGTAACTACTGATCCCAGCGAAAACTGTGAGCTCACTGTTGGGGAAGTTATCAATGGAAAGCCTGGTGAGTACTATGGCCTAATTCCACTTGTTCGTCGGTACctagaggaggaaaacattCAAAGCGATGTGGTCGAGGGCTACTTAAACTTTATTTCTAAACGAGCGTGTGGGGAGATACCAACAGCGGCGCAGTACTTGAGGAACTTTGTTAAGAAGCACCCTGACTACAGGGAAGATTCGCGATTGACAGAACAGATTGCCCATGATGTGGTTAACCACGTTCATCAGCTCGCGTGCGGTGGTAATGCGAGCGAGTCGATGATTGGTGCTTATACATTGGGGAGTAAAAGACAACGCGAAGGGTGA
- a CDS encoding chaperone protein DnaJ has product MEDAKYRTFPAKVLLACDERIHQFIDASIYNDWNAAVQEWREQKQARVSLQRQKPPEPKGEYAPGNKLTQFSDEEFLKLTQQLEEITSAIAGPSAALPGPTFSDGGDGAGSNDCCHSGAKHDLYTLDSSMYSASLDDKQLSLCQKAAELYKVGDYSEAARNFSAVIDSCLPTVLNAAMVSNRAMCYLCCGSYRCSLRDAIRSCEMNNQYVLGARRAVRIHICCGKCSEARGLIDTYSKTCGHGFEEELANITLYENSTALFDRNEHATALKQLNELLKRAPCAPFEALKVQLVAVELGSRAALLHAEECLRRYPNFPELMYWNVQLRFLECSNESELVAILSLSRVSASADCAARFRQVNSRIQQCIDLCRELEKTSAAKNWPQLVELCTKALQRPFIGDRLRAAVLSQRAQALYHSGCLYECVDDLDVALRNVEGVRDRAELLLLKALCEEKLSRWTDAMHSVERSMREERLPAAVDMWRRLKGRKKTSDQRERQGEKKEEERKWTKPVAPTSLAQLYSRLALPDGAGAEKVRKSYRALAMKWHPDKWCSASAQEQKEAEEKFKLVKAAYDQLIGIIVD; this is encoded by the coding sequence ATGGAAGATGCGAAATACCGTACGTTTCCAGCGAAGGTTCTGCTTGCGTGTGATGAACGGATCCACCAGTTTATTGATGCCTCAATATACAACGACTGGAATGCGGCAGTGCAGGAGTGGCGTGAGCAAAAGCAAGCAAGGGTATCACTCCAAAGGCAGAAACCCCCTGAGCCCAAAGGGGAATATGCACCTGGGAACAAACTGACTCAGTTCAGCGACGAAGAATTCCTGAAATTGACTCAGCAGTTGGAGGAGATAACGTCGGCCATCGCGGGGCCTTCGGCGGCCCTACCAGGCCCTACTTTTAGTGATGGAGGAGATGGGGCTGGTAGTAACGATTGCTGCCACTCCGGGGCCAAACATGACCTCTACACTCTCGACTCCTCTATGTATTCAGCATCACTTGATGACAAACAACTAAGTCTGTGTCAAAAGGCGGCCGAGCTATACAAAGTGGGTGATTACAGCGAAGCTGCCAGAAACTTTTCGGCGGTGATAGATTCCTGTCTGCCAACCGTGTTGAACGCTGCCATGGTAAGCAACAGGGCAATGTGCTATCTTTGCTGCGGCAGCTATCGTTGTAGCCTCCGGGACGCCATACGTTCCTGCGAGATGAATAATCAATACGTTTTGGGTGCCAGGCGTGCAGTGCGCATACACATTTGTTGCGGAAAGTGCTCGGAGGCCAGGGGGCTCATTGACACGTACAGCAAAACGTGTGGGCACGGTTTTGAAGAAGAGTTGGCGAATATCACTTTATATGAAAACTCTACTGCCCTTTTTGACAGAAACGAGCACGCGACGGCACTTAAACAGTTGAACGAACTACTGAAGCGGGCACCATGTGCACCCTTTGAGGCCTTAAAGGTACAACTTGTGGCCGTCGAATTGGGGAGCCGAGCTGCTTTGCTGCATGCTGAGGAATGCCTTCGACGCTACCCTAACTTTCCGGAACTCATGTACTGGAACGTGCAGTTGCGATTTCTTGAATGCAGCAACGAAAGCGAGTTAGTGGcaattctttctctttcgcgCGTGAGTGCCTCAGCAGACTGCGCGGCCCGGTTCCGGCAGGTAAACAGCCGTATACAGCAATGCATCGACTTATGTCGTGAGTTGGAGAAGACTTCTGCGGCGAAAAATTGGCCGCAACTTGTTGAGTTGTGTACGAAGGCTCTTCAGCGTCCGTTCATTGGTGACCGCCTTCGTGCTGCGGTTTTGTCGCAGCGAGCACAGGCACTTTATCATTCTGGCTGCCTTTATGAATGTGTAGATGATCTTGACGTCGCGCTAAGAAACGTTGAAGGCGTGAGAGATCGTGCTGAGCTCTTACTGTTGAAGGCTCTTTGTGAGGAGAAACTTTCCCGATGGACGGATGCGATGCATAGCGTGGAGAGGTCCATGCGGGAGGAACGCCTGCCGGCGGCCGTTGATATGTGGCGACGACTCAAGGGGCGAAAGAAGACTTCGGACCAGCGGGAGAGacagggagaaaagaaggaggaagaaagaaagtggaCAAAGCCTGTTGCACCCACATCATTGGCGCAGTTGTATTCCCGACTTGCCCTACCTGATGGGGCTGGAGCAGAGAAGGTTAGAAAAAGTTATCGTGCCCTGGCAATGAAGTGGCATCCGGACAAATGGTGCAGTGCCTCTGCCCAAGAGCAGAAGGAAGCTGAGGAAAAGTTCAAGTTAGTGAAAGCAGCTTATGATCAGCTTATCGGCATCATCGTAGACTGA
- a CDS encoding membrane transporter protein, putative translates to MKASLISVGDYLPVSFPFCLFLFLLLLLRTSRRGIFFLVRFPPHHKSLKEIIMTAKPASQCKEGKEGRVQDRCADGDEGLVTLLIQTLKILIPTDISGILMMASQTITLMFVGNHLGEKGMSEYSAGLLVFNVLAMSIVCGLGAAIDTISSQAYGHDPHSPLIGETLQRALVIDLVLWALMSIFFITSKPFMVFSFGEGLGEGGALFLAHCPLYLLAQIVSGVVSKTLLAQRQPSLVALANFVSAVASPFINYYLTPLGVHGAAWALGCTVSVCAIAVSLIAAFHPAVVIFDAPWPSPALLRKDEWITFLRVGLPSLVAVCAEWWAFELQACFAVTISPLALAVVGVFMNILSLLFALSLGISVSASVIVGNALGSGRYKFSKRYAKFIIICDIVLGVATAAALVYNGAFVARLYTNVPSVAKAVESTMPLVALTHMADSLQLCLQGIFRGAGQPKQAAQGVLLTLWFVGIPSIALYVLVFKWGVKGVIGGLLTGMVFEVILLYCLMSRWDWKKLAQKALELTEGEEKALLSTN, encoded by the coding sequence ATGAAGGCATCTCTTATTTCTGTTGGTGATTATCTACccgtttcctttcctttctgtctttttctttttcttttgcttcttctccgCACTTCTCGCaggggaattttttttcttgtacgcTTCCCTCCTCACCATAAGAGTCTGAAGGAAATAATCATGACAGCCAAGCCTGCATCACAATGCAAGGAAGGTAAGGAGGGTCGTGTACAGGATCGTTGTGCTGACGGTGACGAAGGCCTCGTTACGTTGTTAATCCAAACGCTGAAAATTTTGATACCGACGGATATTAGTGGAATTCTCATGATGGCGTCTCAAACGATTACGCTGATGTTCGTCGGAAACCATCTTGGGGAAAAGGGGATGTCTGAGTACAGTGCTGGGCTTCTCGTCTTCAATGTCCTTGCCATGTCCATCGTTTGTGGGTTGGGCGCTGCAATCGATACTATTAGCTCACAGGCCTATGGTCACGACCCACATTCCCCTCTGATTGGCGAAACGCTACAAAGAGCTCTCGTTATTGATCTTGTCTTATGGGCTTTAATGAGTATCTTCTTCATCACAAGCAAACCTTTCATGGTGTTTTCGTTCGGTGAAGGTCTCGGCGAGGGAGGTGCTCTGTTTCTCGCACACTGTCCGCTCTACTTACTAGCGCAGATCGTAAGCGGTGTTGTTAGCAAAACATTACTTGCACAGCGGCAGCCGTCTCTTGTCGCCTTGGCTAACTTCGTGTCAGCTGTGGCTTCTCCTTTCATTAACTATTATCTAACACCATTGGGGGTTCATGGCGCGGCTTGGGCCCTTGGCTGCACAGTGAGTGTATGTGCTATCGCCGTCTCGCTGATCGCTGCGTTTCACCCCGCTGTCGTAATCTTTGACGCCCCGTGGCCGTCTCCCGCACTTCTGAGGAAAGATGAATGGATAACTTTCCTTAGAGTGGGACTACCGTCGCTAGTGGCTGTATGTGCTGAGTGGTGGGCATTCGAGCTGCAAGCGTGTTTTGCAGTTACCATATCACCTCTCGCACTGGCGGTTGTTGGCGTCTTTATGAACATATTATCTTTGTTGTTCGCTCTGTCCCTTGGAATAAGCGTTTCTGCAAGTGTCATAGTAGGAAATGCGTTGGGGTCCGGGCGATACAAGTTTTCTAAGCGTTATGCTAAATTTATAATCATTTGTGATATTGTATTAGGTGTAGCAACGGCTGCTGCCCTTGTTTACAATGGGGCATTTGTCGCACGTCTCTACACTAACGTTCCCAGTGTGGCGAAGGCTGTTGAATCGACAATGCCACTTGTTGCCTTAACTCACATGGCAGATTCGCTGCAGCTCTGCTTGCAGGGAATTTTCCGAGGTGCTGGTCAACCCAAGCAAGCGGCTCAAGGTGTGCTTCTCACTTTATGGTTTGTGGGCATCCCCTCTATTGCCTTGTATGTTCTTGTCTTCAAATGGGGTGTGAAGGGCGTAATCGGGGGTTTACTAACCGGTATGGTGTTTGAAGTGATTTTGCTTTATTGTCTGATGAGCCGCTGGGATTGGAAGAAACTCGCACAAAAAGCTCTTGAGTTGACAgaaggtgaggaaaaggCCCTGCTTTCCACTAACTGA